The following are encoded in a window of Spea bombifrons isolate aSpeBom1 chromosome 2, aSpeBom1.2.pri, whole genome shotgun sequence genomic DNA:
- the GPR161 gene encoding G-protein coupled receptor 161: MNINSTDGKAVGPDNEEENGATIVAESIAIIIIDILICLGNLVIVVTLYKKSYLLSLSNKFVFSLTLSNLLLSMLVLPFVIVSSILREWIFGVVWCNFSALLYMLISSASMLTLGIIAIDRYYAVLYPMVYPMKITGNRAVLAIAYVWLHSLIGCLPPLFGWSSLEFDNFKWMCVAAWHKEAGYTAFWQIWCAFLPFIVMMICYGFIFRVARIKARKIHCGTVVIIQDVSQKNGRKNSSTSTSSSGSRKNGFSSIVYSANQCKAFITILVVIGAFVLTWGPYMIVISTEALWGKNSVSPVLETLATWLSFTSAICHPLIYGLWNKTVRKELLSMCFGNRYRDPFHQPRTSRMFSISNRITDLGLPPHLSALIANGKVSDHQSTTTNTGFSYSNDSGTDVMLLEDCSSDGTQQPRAFYSRRKSSVTFEDEVEQKCDVHPVPTEKSISDCPLESYASCLAKAIEMDAKISLFGKEAAHVSSAFPATSGNTGVLKTGRNHVIQKPILQSIDEVNL; the protein is encoded by the exons ATGAACATCAACTCTACTGATGGAAAGGCTGTGGGACCTGACAACGAAGAGGAAAACGGAGCGACCATAGTAGCGGAGTCCATTGCTATAATAATTATTGATATTCTAATATGTTTGGGAAACCTTGTCATAGTGGTTACCCTATACAAGAAATCCTATCTGCTCTCACTTAGCAATAAGTTTGTGTTTAGTCTGACGCTTTCCAACCTCCTCCTTTCTATGTTAGTCCTGCCGTTTGTAATTGTTAGCTCAATATTGAGAGAATGGATTTTTGGAGTAGTTTGGTGCAATTTTTCTGCGTTACTTTACATGTTGATCAGTTCCGCAAGCATGCTTACTTTAGGGATTATAGCTATTGATCG GTATTATGCTGTTCTCTATCCAATGGTTTACCCTATGAAGATTACTGGGAACCGGGCGGTTCTGGCTATTGCATATGTTTGGCTGCATTCGCTTATAGGCTGTCTCCCTCCTCTCTTTGGATGGTCCTCCTTAGAATTTGATAACTTTAAATGGATGTGTGTAGCCGCTTGGCACAAAGAAGCTGGATACACTGCCTTTTGGCAAATATGGTGTGCTTTTTTACCATTCATCGTTATGATGATTTGCTACGGCTTTATATTCCGTGTGGCTAGAATAAAAGCTCGCAAAATTCACTGTGGAACTGTTGTGATTATCCAAGACGTCTCCCAAAAGAATGGGAGAAAAAATTCAAGTACTTCTACTTCTTCATCGGGAAGCAGAAAGAATGGCTTTTCAAGTATTGTTTATTCAGCCAACCAGTGCAAAGCTTTCATAACCATTTTGGTTGTCATTGGTGCTTTTGTCCTTACCTGGGGTCCGTACATGATTGTTATAAGCACTGAGGCCTTATGGGGGAAAAACAGTGTTTCTCCGGTCCTGGAGACTTTAGCGACCTGGCTGTCGTTTACAAGTGCAATCTGCCATCCGCTCATTTACGGACTGTGGAATAAAACTGTCCGGAAAGAACTCCTTAGCATGTGCTTTGGGAATCGGTACCGAGATCCGTTTCATCAGCCTAGAACTTCAAGAATGTTCAGCATCTCCAATAGAATAACAG ACCTTGGGTTACCTCCTCACCTCTCTGCTCTGATAGCAAATGGGAAGGTTTCCGATCATCAGAGCACAACCACAAACACTGGCTTTAGCTACTCAAACGATTCAG GTACTGATGTAATGCTGCTTGAAGACTGCAGTTCAGATGGTACTCAACAGCCTCGAGCTTTCTATTCCAGGAGAAAGAGTTCTGTGACGTTTGAAGATGAAGTGGAGCAGAAATGTG ATGTTCACCCAGTGCCGACagaaaaaagcatttctgattGTCCCCTGGAATCGTATGCGTCTTGTTTAGCTAAAGCCATTGAAATGGATGCTAAAATCAGTCTGTTTGGAAAAGAAGCAGCACATGTTTCTTCAGCGTTTCCGGCTACATCAGGAAATACTGGCGTGCTTAAAACTGGCAGAAATCACGTGATCCAAAAGCCCATATTGCAAAGCATTGATGAAGTAAACCTATAA